DNA sequence from the Salminus brasiliensis chromosome 3, fSalBra1.hap2, whole genome shotgun sequence genome:
gcTTTCTCTGCCTTGCTACACATCTATCTCTCACCTGAGCAGGCCTGCCTTTGGTGATAGTGCTGAAGGTGCGCTGTAATTTCCCTGCGTTTTCTCATCTTTATCTCCGTCCGATTCTCGCTCTGCGGCTCTGAGAGAGAGCGTGTTGGACACACACCCAGCAGCGTAATCTCCACTTGTGCCAGCTCATTTAAATGAGTTCTTCTTTCAGGTTCAGAACCTCTTTCTCTATTTCACATTCACAAAGGTCAGCCAGAGTGCAGCTGCTTAAACACGAACCTGGACAGCACATTAGCGCACTCAGAGTGTAGCAGCAGATAGCAGAGAGCTGTATATCAAGGCTTACCACACCAAAGAAGCAGCCACTAATGGaattgagagagaaaaaggtaGCATAGCTACCATACCTaccacatacaaacacagacacatgcaGTGAATTCGGTATTAAACCTTAATCCAGTATAAAACAGTAGGCTTTGAGTATTAGCCTGTAATAGCCAGATAATACAGATCATTCTTGTGCGCATAAATTAAAGAAATGCGAAACGCTCACTATAAGACTTTTTTAGTATTCATCTATTCATGAATACATACACACTTTTAGCCCCTTAACTGGCCAAGACCTGCTGGCTTCCATTCCTCCATTTTAAAGCTTAACACAGTCACAGTACTATTTCCCCTATAATCACTCAAAGCAACAGACAACTCCACCACTTACAAACTCTTAACTAATGCAGACAAACATGCATATTGTGAGGCCAGTAATAGGGTAAGTATTGGTAAAGTTTGATCCTGAATTTTTCCATGTGTATATACAGTTGTATGTAAAGGTCTGGGTACCCCTGGTCAAAACACGTTATATTGAGtgtataaatgtaaaacattctGGATCAAGCTTTACCAATGTAAGATAAGGATTAGGAATAAGGAAGATAAGGAAGATAATAAAGGATTATCGTATCCTGTCTTATATTGGTAAAGCTTGATCCTGATTTTTTCCATGTGTATACACAATTGTATGCAAAGgtctgggcacccctggtcagatCACATGTTATTTTAAGTGTATAAATGTCAATAAGTACACAGCCTGTACAGAGGATACACTTAGAACATCTTAACACACAAATacggttgttgttttttatttacatttggaaaaacaacaaaacataaaatatgGCACATACAAAGATAACAGCCCAGCTTGTATGTTCTGTGTTCCAATTTGCTCAGTTGAGTAAGTGATAGACTCTATAATATGCAGAAATGTGCAAAAATGTGtcatattttaaaattatttaaatattttttcaatATATTGTCTGAGTGTCTGTCCTAGTTGACCAGTCAAAACCTGGTGAATTCTGTTGAAATGTTTTCATAAATTATTTACTCATTAACAGTGCTTAGCAAAGATGACTTATTTAACTAAATACCAATTATTAATAGTATCCACTGGCCAACAAGGAGATCCAGAGTTCTGTTTCTGAGCTGAAATAATGAACCGGCTTGTCATCTGGAGAGTTTTGGTTTGAGAATTGAAATCTTCACATCAGCCATGAACACTTTCATACAAATTacataattaagtaattaattagGTCATGGTCATCAGAGTAGGTGcttatgtttatgtgtgtccctcattaacagtataacataaaaataatcttGGAGGTTATAAGAAAGGTTATTCTACCTGTGTTTTGCAATATTGTGTCCCACTGTAGCAACATTCACCCTACAACTACTATAAAGAATTAGAATTGTTTTAACAAAATATGTAACTTGCTTTTAGTACAATATTATTTAGCATGTTTTacttttacagtgttattaaataataataagagcaacaacaataataataacataataatacatttgtattattgttgttattattgttatttagcagcagcagtagtagttattattatcactgttattattattattattattattattattattatttcgcTTGCAGTCAACATGTCTGGAAGTGTCCCGAGTGGCTTGAATCACAGCCTGTCATTTTAAAAGGCTAACTGTATTTGCTGGCAGAACTGACACAGCTGAACTGATTCATCACGGATGTGGAGGCAGTCAGAGGCCGGTACGCACTCTCCTTGTTGAACGGCTCGGCTGGCGGACTGATAAAAGCAGCACAATGAAAGCCATCACAGCCATTCAGCACATGAAACACTTTCACACAAAATGGAGACAATggcgccctctctctctgtctctctctctccctctctgttctcAGCTAACGTTAGAGCAACGGCCCGACAACGCTGAGCAAACGTTCCCCGTCTCCTTCACCAGTGGGCAGGGAGATGGGGGGACGTAGAGGGttgggggggagaggggggggtgtGTAAAGCCCCAAGCATTAGGatctgctggagctcagacaATTGGCACCTGACTGCAAGGGGTGAAGCTCCTGCTGGGTGCCGCCGGCTGACTGGCAGGCACAGCCCATCACACTCACATCTGAACTGTCCACGATAAGCCTTCATTACCATAAGTTTATTTTCTCCCATTGAAGAGGCTGACTGAAACAAAGGCCAGTTGATTATTTTGCTTGATCATTGTACCATTCAAGGCAGCCGCCTGAAAAGAGGGCGGAACAATGGGCCGTCCCGCAGGAGCCGGGAGGCTGATCCACGTACGTGAGACGCTGACGGGACATCAGTGTGGCCAGGCGTGACAACAGGCCTGTGGGACGGTGAGAGGCGTAGATAGGCTCGAACTGAATCTGTCAAGGCTGCCCACTCAAAACGGCTAACGTCTGCTGAGCAGGCCCCTCATTATTACACAAGATCAACTTCAGCAATGGCTGGTCTTGCAACGGCTTCCTATGACACTTTGGAGACGTTGTGGATCCTTTggagaggcttgggttaggggtAGGGTTGCTCCAAATAAACACCATCTATATTAAACAGTATGGAACCTAGAACATAATAGAAATCCTGCTGACTTGAAGCCTCTGCCCACTGACCTCTGTTTTAAGTCTTAGGTCAATTAGTCTTGTCTGCTAATACACTACAGACTGCAGATACAAGAAGCAGAGATTAGCTTCAGAAAACAGTAAAGTATCCATTTAAAGATCTGTGCAAAGCTTCTCTCCAAACAACCCTTTTGGCacctttgtttattttcacccgTGAAGAAACCTCAGCATTCTCCCACAATGAGGCAGGAGCACAAATGTCTAAATTAGCACCATCATCACTCATTGTGCTGGTCTGGAAGCAGCCTAATAGTGGTACAAGGGATCAGCAAAGCAACTTGTTCCTTAAGAGGATTAATATGCTTGGAAATTGGCATTGAATAGGACAATACCAACACGCGTAAGAGGGACAGAACACACAGGATTACATGCAGCTTTCTGCCTCCTGATGTGATTTTTAAAAGACAGTTTTACCTTTTTTGTGCGCACTTCAGTGAAAACTGCAGGGAGGTTCAGATTAGAGGAATGTATTTTTCCCTCAAAGCCGATTAAGCCTGAATTGAAACAGAGCCAAATTGAGTATCttttcaaaagaaaaaagaaaaaaaaaacacccagcaAGAAAACAGGGAAATATGAGCTTTCTGTGCCTTTAGCATTTCTCTCCATTTAATATTCCAGAAACTTTTGTGAAGCATTACAGTGGTATTTCCATATACATTATGTATCACTTTGGGGGACATCATTCCTAGCAATCGGAGGAAATAAATCCATGTCTCCAGTCAGTGTGTGCAAAGTGGAAATGTTCATTAATAAAATCCAAAGGTTTTTGCCATTTACAGCAGAACGTATGAGCACATTTAAGCCATTTGCTTCTTTTGTTCTGTTAATGCGCttaaaagaggagagagaaggtaaaacacacacattcttcaTATCATTAAACACTAGTCCAGTGTTGCTGCTGTTGGAACCAgactgccatctagtggacaAGAGACATTCCAATAATGACCTTCCAAATCTACAGAACTGCAAAAGCATGGTGATAAAATTCAGAATAGCACTTCATTTGGAGGCCAGTATAAACTCTAATAAAAGGAAGATCATTCACTCGGTTTACTACATTGTTTTGTACGCAGTCTTGTACACTGTGGGTTCTGGTACTGGTACCTTCTGTGTGGGGCATTATCTTCCCTAGTTTAAATTAGGGAAGCACCAATACCACTTTATCCTTTCCGATACCAATACCAGATCTTCAGGTATCTGCCAGTACCAAATACCGATactgataccaactctgactcaAATACTTCATAGATgcctataaatcctgatatttagagtgttccactttttataggttgtattttttatataagcttgaaagaaccgCATTTACTGGCCGAGGAACCACACATTTCATTCTGCAATaaaaattgccacaatgcagaaacatgtgcaagtagggaagcatGATCTGGCAAAGCTCGTCCAAAGAGAtttttaatcagtgtttaaaattcatatttcagagcagtgacaAAAGTGCCAGtctagaaataataaaataaaagtgcttATGCAGTAATTTCACATTTAAGCAcacgtctctgtgtaaaaaggtACTGAAGTTCAGtgtgtttcctttaaacaagctgcttaaactcaacttttggtttcaaaaccaaaaaaactaattaaaagtgctaaaagttccattaaatgtctgtttaatattaaaaacataattttttttgcTAGTTATTTATGTTGTTTTAATGTTTGGTTTCAGTAAGTATGCAAACAAATAGGTTCTGagtaaaaaagaataataaaagtagggtgtcagtaagcttcatggtatctgtgctctctgttactgtgtgtaagtgccagtacaCTGGTTTAGACTCATGAGAACTGGTTTACATTGCTTTGAGAGGACTACCTCAGTTTTGGACTGGTTTACCATGTCATTGCATTTTTAAAGAGAGTGCAATCTCAAAGAACTTTGAAACATGATTGTAGGTCTAATTCAGACCAGggaataaatataatttaaaaagtatAATTTAATCACAACACAATATCATACATTTATGTTTGAATTTCATTTATGTTCCATGCATTTTAAAGATAATTAAAAATTACTATTTTATTGAGACCTTCAAAGTATTTGCTAAAAATAGCAGTGTcatatttctctttttattttttcctcagGTCATCTGTTGATTTCCTGTTGAATTACTTGTTGCTTTTATGAAAACAATCAAATTCATACAAATAAACTAAACCTTCTCAAAACTCCACTAAGCACGGCCTATCCAAACCTTTACCCAAACCTTTTAGATTTGAAAAAAGGTCAAAGCAAAGTAGAATCGCTTGTCTTGGTTGTGTAGAGGACCagcagcaggtggttttaaagcctttttaatatatatatatatatatatatatggaaaataaaaaacaagGGGTCCTAGAAATTCATTTTGAATGTGCTCCTTTTTTACAGTCAGTGTAAAACTAGTTTTGCTATATTCcaagtcattgtggagcatttccatCTTTCCAGTCAGTCTACAACTTTAACACAATgttacacaacacaatacaacaactgCCTGGTTCAAATGGCAGATTAAAAAAGACAGGGATACAAGGATAGATACACTACCATAGCTATGACACTGTCTTCTTTACACAGAGTCTCTGGTCTCATAAACCCTCTTTACCaccacatcttttcaaactggtGCCAACATGCAGCTACAGCCCAACAGGCTTCAGAAGagaccactagctgccagttcAGTTCTAGCAttagagatagagaaagagagagggaggtagggTTAATCTACCCACACAGAGGGTGAGGCTAatttaaacagtaataatgaataatacagCATGATTAGACTTATTGAAGTTTATTCATATTAAACTTGTGTTGTCTCTGTGTTTTCCTACTGGATCAACTAAGGTGCTGCAGTTTCATGATGTGGTCGGATGAGGCCCTCTAGTGCTCTACAGCGGCACTGCTAAGCCCTGGTACATAAACTCCAGCTCAAACAGTCCATTTCAAAAAGGTTGGTAACAGTAAACGTGACCCTTTATTGttagttaaaaataataataaataataataaaataaagcaacaATTTAATCACTAAAATCCAGATAACACCATTAAAAATGACTCCGTGTTTAGTGTGCTGGGTTATTGTTaaaagggttgtgggtttaataccaaGGCCCACTAAAGCTACCACTATTGGACACTTGGGCAAAGGCTCTTTATCTCTATGCTACAGGGGTTTAggagcatggctgaccctgcccTCTGACCCACGGTAAGCGTGGCTAAGTGAAGAGAAGGTggctcattaataataataataataataatattattattttgcctACACCATGCTTGCAATTCCCTGCTATAGGAAGGCACATCCCAGATTTAGAATCGCCATGAGATACCCATAATCTCTAGACCCATCTCAGACATGCTGCAGTTCATCTTAAATTGCTGTCGTATTAaagcaaaaataataacaaaataataacaaaataacagctttaaaataactgtattgctccactgacctgtaatgggCAGAATAGCGCCTCGGCCCGCTGctgactgcactatgtaactttggtaaagGAGGCAGGACAGGCTTGCAAGaactgtgtaaggctgaatAACAGTCATATTCGGGTAAAATCTTGTCAAATTAGTCAACACGCCTCTCTCACTTTTAGTGAccgttctgtatctctcagcttataCAGAAATGCTGTGTACAGCGAGGCCTGCAGTTCACACATCCCAccccaggagcaagaaaataccaattctcactgAATGGTGAAGGGTCTGTCGGCATCTCTGTTATAGAGGACAGAACGCTGCTTTAAGAAAGGAATTATTAAACATGTTCATTTATCTGAAAAGTAACACCACCAAAATGCCATAAGTTATATGCAGGGATTCTTTCAATACTTCTTAATATTATGCAGTTAGATAATATCTGACACATGGATACACAATAAAAGGAACAGCACTGACTGAAGGACCACCATGAAAGAAAACACCAAACTCAAGCCTTGAGGATAAAAGatattactttattaattaGTTCACTTTTGAGCTTTTTGTAACACACATTTTCAATATCCTAAAACATATCAAAAGGAAGCAGATATGATTAAGCATTACACAGCGCAAAGAATTCACAAATGTACGCATTCATAACTTTGAACCATGATAATGAAAGACATTCAGAAGCGACCACGGttgttctttcatttttttttttttaaattcgcTTAGACACTCGCAGATCGCAGAGAAAGCATACGTGGTCCGCGATACCTCTGTACTTACAATCACGTGGGCTGACCACGCTTTAGCACCATGAGGCCACCAGTATGTTGTCCAGTACTGTTCTGAAacctgttttttgttgttgttgttttttaacagGCAGAATTTCACATCTACAtgcactaaaggaaaaagcgtGTGTGAAGGAAGTACACCAGATCACCCTGTTGTGCAGCATGTGTGTGACAATGACATTCAGGTCTGTAAAATACACTGCTAACGTTGTACAGACACACTACAGAGTCAGCAGACATGTAAAGTCATTGCTTTTTCTTACACTTAATGCGTGTCAATGGCTGATGAGACCGCTATTCGTCGACAGCATTCCGAACTGGGAGTTTTAAACTAAGCTAGCATTCTCCATCCTACCCCTTTGTTGCTAATCCGATAATCCAGTATTGCTTTATTTAGAAAAAGTGTATTGAAACAAACTCTCATCCAAGGTAACGTGACTCTTCTAAGATAAGATGATGTCACGCTTAGCACTGTGGGTCAACCGAGCAGCTCTGCTGGCCGTCAACATTCAGTGGTGGTTAATTATGGAACGGCCAGTGAGCATCCAAAGCCATTCGGCAGTATGGAATGACGGAAAGACACAATGAACCTTCATTAAAGTGCCATGATTAACGTAACATTGCGTTTTTTTTTGAGGAAGTAAATATATTCAAGAAGACACAGAAAGACTATGTATAATGTCTGGATACATTCCTAGTGCAGCATGTGTGAACAGGAAAGAGTTTTCCCACTCTGGAGGTGGAtaacatgcaaaaaaaagaaaaagaaaaatatacagCAGAACAAAATATAAACCTTAGGACCACATTCCTAATGTCGTACACCTCCTCAGCCACTGGGGGGCAGTGATatcttaaaaaagaaaaaggaggcgAACAAGAAAACAGGAGAAAGAGTAAAAGATGGAGAACAGATGTGTGAAAATGCAGGGAAGAAATGTGATGAGCCGTGTAGCAACTGACGCATTTGACACAGATGTCACAGTGGAAACTAATCAAATACTGCCAATTCTATTCGTAGCTGCACAGCTTCATACAGTGGGCTGCTTGGCCTACCACGCTTGTCAAGTTCTTCCTTCTTAATCCCAATCAACCTGTACATGCAGTCACAAGGCATACATCTCTATAGCTACGCATGGCGACATCATCTCTTCCAGCCACTAAAACCGTTCTGTAGCTGCTTGTAGCTCCATGAACGCTCTTAATGCTCCCCCTAACAAGCTAAATCTAACTGGTGTTCCAGACGCATTGGTCCATGAAAATGTCCCCCGCCACAGAGCCACCTCTTCAATCCCAAATAACTCCTCTTAGCAACGCAGAGGAGCAAGTGAAAGAGACATTCATTTGGTCTCCATACAGACTGAAGCAGAGAGGTACTGTTTATGTATGAAAAAACCCTGCAGTTAGTCGCTTAAAAAGTCCTACCTTCTGTTAGTACAGAGCACTACTGCACCGCACACAGTGAAGGGAACAAACGGTGCTCAGTTCATACAATCAAAGGTGGTATTGAGACTCAGTCTCCGATACAATCAGATATAAATCACAGGACtggttaaatatttttttcagcatGAAACGTGGTCATCTTGTGTGCAAACATCTAAGCCTAATGTAGATCTAATCTAATTTTAGCAAACATCTGTAAATCTTTGGCTAAGACACAGATTTCTCTCATTTGAGCTAACAGTGACGGCGTGATGGGAGATCCCTCACCTGTCCCTGCTTGTGAAAGACCTGAGCTGGGAGAGCGTGAAGGATCTGAAGCAGAGTGTAGACCCACTACAGCTCCACGTTCGTACttagacagcaacacattactTAAGGTAGAAACTTTATATACTTATCAAACGCGCCTTCTCCTTTTCGCCTTTACAATTGCATGCATGTTTACGGGTGATCACAAGCGTGTACCACTGCGTAAAAGTGTTACGCcgcaaagacaatgaagactCGGACGAAAggaaatctacacacacacacacagcatcagcGCTTATCTCGAAGGGCATACGCAACCCAATTACTGAGGTACATCATTTCACCCACATGCAACTGAAAGATACTGTAGATACTGTAGTCAGAGGAACTGAAACCGATGCTGTGGGTAAGGTGGAGCTGCTAGAGAGCAGCGAAGCCCAGATTACGATGTCGGAAAGGAAACAGAAGGCGGACACCTGGGCCTTGTCACATCTGGGCCGACAACGATCAAGAAAAATGGCGGTGAAAATGGGGGAGGTAGAGACTCTTCCTCTTAAATGGTCCAAAACAGCATTCCCTCTTCACCGAGGACACGCGTCTCTGAATGTTTGATGAAGAAGAGTGTGTGCAAACTTCCCTCCATTCTCTTACACAGGTTATTGCGGTGCCCCCGAGCCCACCCATCGTAACTTCAGCACTGCCCGACGCTCTCACTTCCATACGTGTGAGCCGAGCATATGATTGGTGTTGGGAGTTGATGCCCCTCCCATGGGCTGCCCGTATCCCATCATGCTGTTGGTACCGTAGAAGTTCATACCGGCCATGTGGTGAGTCATCTaagggaaaaacacaaacacacaagcctGTAATGCAGGTCCAGCACACTGACGCAGGCAAATTTCACTAGCTGCCCTGTTTTTCAGCGAGGCTAGTTCCATGCATCAGTGTAGGGGAGAGAGGGATACAAACCACCATATTTCAAATGTTGGTAGTATTTAATCAAATTTGACAGCATCTACCTTGCATTTATTGTTTATGAACAATTCAGTCAAAACCAAATGTGAGGatatggaaccaaaatggttctttttggaaCTTTTTGTAGAACTATTCATTTAAGTGTATGATTACTAAAAAGAAGCTGAGGGGGTATGGACTTTACTCAGGAAAGCTTTGTCATAACAATGCATTAAAACTAACCCAGTCATGCGGAGGCTGCCCTTTCACCTGGTAAGCTCTCACTATATGTTGCAAAGCCCATAGCAGCATTAAATTCAATGTAATGTGCTTTCTGTAATTAAAGCATACTAAAGTGTAGTGGGTAATAACACTGCCCTCCCTGTGGTAGACTAGTACTTGATTCCAGGCAAGAATGCCACACACCAAGAAGAGTACTCTGGAGTCCAAAGACTCCAGACTGGGGTTTGGGTCCCTAACTGGACAAGCTCTAGACACTATACTAAACTATACTAAGTCTTAGCATGATTCCAGACTTGGGTAAGAGTTCTGAGGTTACATCAGCGTAATGTAAACATAACTGGGTTTTCAAAAAAAAGATACATGTGTAGTATGTAGGtacatatattattaaatatgtttgTGGCTGAGCATGGAACACAGAATTGCAAAAGAAATCTCAGAAAGCAAACAGTTGGATAATAAGGTACACCTTAAAGAAAATGACCTGAAGCAAATTAAGTATATTTTGTAGTGCAGGTAATGCAGCTCATATTTACCAGTCTGTACACTAACTGGTGTTAAATCACATATGCCtgtgttatatatttatacaacaTACTATTTTATACCAATATCTATAAATCCCATACTCAGCACTGCAGGTTAGTTCCTACCTGTGCAAGGTTCCACTGTAGCTGCTGGGCCTGCTGCACTGTGTATGGCTGTTGAGGGAGTGCCCCCACACCTCCTATTACACCGCTCTGCACTCCCATCATGCTCCCCTGCACTCCCGCCATATATGGATTGGGGGCAGCCACCGCTGACTGCGCCATGACGCCTCCTTGCCCCAGCATGTTTACCTGTGGGGCCATCATGGTTCCCATCATGCCTTGCTGGGTAGGCATGGCCTGGTAGTGCCCATATCCAGCAGCAGGGGCATAGCTCATCGGAGTTGCTCCCATGTACATGCCAGctgcagaccacacacacacacacacacacacacacacacacacacacacacacacacacacacacacacacacacacacacacacacacacaaaatgaagCAGCTCCTAACTCTTAGCATAGTactttaatcattttaaactCATGAAAGCCTTACAAATTAATTTGATGACTTTGACGTCATGTTATATATATGTCAAATCATGTTAAAACAATAATctcattatatattatttgaCACATTTGCTTTATCTTTATATTTGATAAAAAtatcctttatttaccttcacAACTTATCTCATGTTTCTTAATGTTTTCGGTAGGCATCACTGCTACTTGTACCGTGTATGACCATGTGTGTGACAAACTTTGACTTTAGACCTTGTGATTAGGGCCACCCCAGCGCACAGGGAGCAACGTGCCATAGGACACAGCATAAATAGGCATGGATGCTGGTCCCAGTGACAGAACAAGCAGCCTTTTGGTCTCAAGACAGTTTCTCTAACTTTTAGACCACTGCTGCAGAGATTCCCGCAGTTGGGGTTTGCAAGGGTTAGCAAAACCAAAGTGCAACGGCTGAGCTGAGCCCAGGGTGAACCACCTTCGAGATCATGCCACCACCCCTGTTTGGTAAGCATCTGCCTTAAAAATTTGATCTCCACCTTTAGAATATAATGAATTCTggatatacattttattataactTCATTTTTAATGCCACATAgctttctctgtctttttaaatcttctacagctctgttcatcAGTCTGGACACACCTTAACCAGCTTTTTAATCAGTCTCTTACTAATGAAAGACTGATGAACATTAAaagaacattaaaatcactgtatACATTTATTTGGCTTCAAAGTAGTTTTATATTGTtgtaaaaaatgaattattttgATATGTTCTGGTTTCTTACCATGAGCAGCCATGTTAGTCTGAGGTGTGACGCTGCTGTACAGGGACAAGATAGAGTCTTTGGACATTTTCttgctgctctcctcacttTTGGCAGGTGGGTCCAGAAAGAGGCTGAGGTTCTCTGGTACTGAAGCTGCTACCCGGCCTTTGGGCATGGAACTGGCAATGGATCCGGAGCCAGGCTATAGCAGGACAATAACACACTATTACACCTCAGCGAAGCCACATCTACTGCTATCTGCATTACTCAAGGTATAATCTTGGTTCACGTCTCCAAACATCACAGTTTGTCTCACAAAGAATCTGTACAAGTAAAACCCTTACTGTGCTCTTGGCCGAGTTAGAGTTGGCGGCAGGTAAGGAGCTGAACAGATCCAAAGCAGGGCTCTGCTCAGGACTGGCCTTTCCATTTGCCACAGGCACTGGAGGAGCATCTACAAAAAAGACATCCATGTAAAAATCACACTGGAGCAGCCAGGAATAGCCATATTATACAATTGTATATTGCATTTTTAACCATTTTGTCCTTACAATGTACAGTCAAGCCAGAAATTATAGacacccctttcaccttctccatgtTTTATTTGTTACTTATTCTACAGTAGATTTAGTTCATTTTTTTGCCTCAAACATCTACACAATAATTGCCAataattaaaaagtgaaaacaggtttttagaaaaaatgCCATTTTATTTGAccaacaaaaatattttttaagggTTAGAAATCTGAACACGCCCTTAGACTAATACTTGGTTGATGCACCTTTGGCAGCATTTCTAGCTTTAAGGCATCTTGGAAAAGAAGCAAAGAGCTTGGCACACTGgtttctggacatttttgcccattcctcTTGGCATATCAGACAGGTTGGACTGGGAGCATTGGTACACAGCCATTTCcagctctttccacagatgttcGATTGGATTCAGTTCTGGGCTTTGACTGAGCCACTCAAAGACATTCATACTTtctctgaagccactcctttgttctcCTTTGTTGTCATGTTGAAAGGTAAACTTTTaccccagtctgaggtccagaGCGCTCGGGAGCAGGTTTTCTTTTAGGACCCCGGTGTACTGTATTCATTTTACCTTCCATCAGGACTTGGGCCCCCCGGCccagctgctgaaaaacatccccacattatgatgctgccaccaccatgctatTGATGGCATTAGCCAGGTGACGTGCAGTGCCTTTTGCTGCTTAGTATTCAGGCCAAAAAGTTCTCAATTTcggtttcatcagaccagagaggGTCCTCTGGCCACTGTTCCATGAAGGTGATCTGTCAGAAAATTGATGATCTTCTAAAAGGTTCTCCCATCTACA
Encoded proteins:
- the smap2 gene encoding stromal membrane-associated protein 2 — translated: MTGKSVKDVDRYQAVLTSLLALEENKFCADCRAKGPRWASWNLGIFICIRCAGIHRNLGVHISRVKSVNLDQWTQEQIQCVQEMGNAKARRLYEAFLPECFQRPETDQSAELFIRDKYEKKKYMDKCIDIQAFRKEKSEAVTKEAPVVFEKMKLKKEEPHQFRNSPKKQSQSVNDLLGLDAPPVPVANGKASPEQSPALDLFSSLPAANSNSAKSTPGSGSIASSMPKGRVAASVPENLSLFLDPPAKSEESSKKMSKDSILSLYSSVTPQTNMAAHAGMYMGATPMSYAPAAGYGHYQAMPTQQGMMGTMMAPQVNMLGQGGVMAQSAVAAPNPYMAGVQGSMMGVQSGVIGGVGALPQQPYTVQQAQQLQWNLAQMTHHMAGMNFYGTNSMMGYGQPMGGASTPNTNHMLGSHVWK